The following coding sequences lie in one Capnocytophaga stomatis genomic window:
- a CDS encoding DUF502 domain-containing protein yields the protein MKINSFFGVFLRYFLQGILIVGPLSTTVWIIWSIFSSIDNLVPDVSKKYPGVVFVVLFLGTTLIGFIGSKFFLGRLLVSGLDYLLERIPGIKFIYSSIKDVLTSFVGDNRKFNNPVWVKVQESPEMWRIGFLTQENMDFTNMEGMVSVYLPHSYAVSGWVIVTKAENIKPTEGLSAHKAMEFALSGGMIGGVKGS from the coding sequence ATGAAAATTAACAGCTTTTTTGGTGTGTTTTTACGATATTTTCTGCAAGGAATCCTGATTGTAGGACCTTTAAGCACCACAGTTTGGATTATTTGGTCTATTTTTTCAAGCATTGACAATCTTGTTCCTGATGTTTCAAAAAAATACCCCGGAGTTGTGTTTGTTGTACTCTTCTTAGGAACGACATTAATTGGCTTTATCGGGAGTAAATTCTTCTTAGGCAGGCTGTTAGTAAGTGGTTTGGATTATCTGTTGGAACGTATTCCGGGGATTAAATTCATATATTCATCTATTAAAGATGTGCTGACTTCGTTTGTGGGTGATAACCGAAAATTTAATAATCCTGTTTGGGTAAAAGTGCAAGAGAGTCCTGAAATGTGGCGTATCGGTTTCTTGACGCAGGAAAATATGGATTTTACCAATATGGAAGGAATGGTGAGTGTTTATTTGCCTCATTCTTATGCCGTTTCCGGTTGGGTGATTGTAACTAAAGCCGAAAACATAAAACCAACTGAAGGATTATCGGCTCATAAAGCGATGGAATTTGCATTGAGTGGTGGTATGATTGGCGGTGTAAAAGGTTCTTAA
- a CDS encoding thioredoxin family protein, producing MEELTQDNLQELIASDDLTFVQYGAGWCGNCKIMKPKFKKYASENTSAKFIYVDAEKNPQSRQLAKVDNLPTFAAFKNGALLGQIQTNKAESLKQFIDEITAN from the coding sequence ATGGAAGAATTAACGCAAGATAATCTTCAGGAATTAATAGCTTCCGATGATTTGACTTTTGTACAATATGGTGCCGGATGGTGCGGAAATTGTAAAATTATGAAGCCTAAATTCAAAAAATACGCTTCAGAAAATACTTCTGCAAAATTCATTTATGTAGATGCAGAAAAAAATCCGCAATCAAGGCAATTAGCCAAAGTGGATAATTTACCTACATTTGCTGCCTTCAAAAACGGAGCTTTGTTAGGTCAAATACAAACAAATAAAGCAGAATCTTTAAAACAATTTATCGATGAGATTACCGCTAATTAA
- a CDS encoding sodium:solute symporter family protein has translation MNIIDVLIVVLYIVLTVGVGVWISKRASKGLDSYFLGGNSIKWYYLGLSNGSGMFDVAGTAWMVGILFLYGVKSFMFMWIWPIWNQIFVMVFLAAWIRRSNIMTGSEWILTRFGNDKAGRASHLIIAIFAIITSIGFIAYFFEGVGKFMTIILPWDMTLAFGNTIVLTSEQSYALIVILLTTIYTIKGGMFSVVATEVLQYGIMVLAGILIAGYAFFTISDAQITSIIPEEWKNIFFGWELTPFWNEKYQAFNDLIDTQGYKMFGAFIGMSLLKGFFASVAGPTPSYDMQRILSTRNVKEASYMSGFTNLILFIPRYLLIGGIVVIALVHIAPEMLGGSLTNNDLETILPKVVNFHIPVGIKGLLLAGLLAAFMSTFSAFVNSGPAYIVNDIYKKYFKPEASVRHYINASYWASFGIVILGVIMGFFAESINSITLWITSALYGGYVAANFLKWVWWRFNGWGYFWGMLAGLLIATLQFILDGNKDNFTEGTWLYDLAHIPPIYLFPIFFIFSLIGCLLGTYFSKPTEMSVLVNFYKNIRPWGWWHPVYLQLRKEDSTASKNHNFWKDMGNCVIGIVWQSSQILIPIFLLIRDYPKMWWSIGVFAVTTLVLKFTWLDVVRKYKD, from the coding sequence ATGAATATTATTGACGTTTTAATTGTTGTTCTTTACATTGTTTTAACTGTTGGTGTTGGTGTTTGGATTTCAAAACGAGCATCAAAGGGATTGGATTCTTACTTTTTAGGAGGAAATTCGATTAAATGGTATTATCTGGGGCTAAGTAACGGTTCGGGAATGTTTGATGTGGCAGGAACGGCTTGGATGGTCGGGATTTTGTTCCTCTACGGAGTGAAAAGCTTTATGTTTATGTGGATTTGGCCTATTTGGAATCAAATCTTCGTGATGGTTTTCCTCGCTGCTTGGATTCGCCGTTCCAATATAATGACGGGCTCGGAGTGGATTTTGACGCGTTTCGGGAACGATAAAGCAGGAAGAGCTTCGCACTTGATTATTGCCATTTTTGCCATTATTACTTCAATCGGATTTATTGCTTATTTTTTTGAAGGAGTTGGTAAATTTATGACCATTATTCTGCCTTGGGATATGACACTGGCTTTCGGAAATACAATAGTACTTACTTCGGAGCAAAGCTATGCCCTTATTGTTATTTTACTTACCACGATTTATACTATCAAAGGCGGAATGTTTTCAGTAGTAGCTACTGAAGTTTTGCAATACGGAATTATGGTGCTTGCCGGAATTTTGATTGCAGGATATGCTTTCTTCACCATCAGCGATGCACAAATTACTTCGATTATTCCCGAAGAATGGAAAAATATCTTTTTTGGTTGGGAGCTTACTCCATTTTGGAACGAAAAGTATCAAGCTTTCAATGATTTGATTGATACGCAAGGATATAAGATGTTCGGAGCCTTTATAGGAATGTCTCTTCTGAAAGGATTTTTCGCCAGCGTTGCAGGTCCTACGCCAAGTTATGATATGCAACGTATCCTTTCTACCCGAAATGTAAAAGAGGCTTCATATATGAGTGGTTTTACAAATCTTATTCTTTTTATTCCCAGATATTTACTTATTGGAGGAATTGTAGTGATAGCATTGGTTCATATTGCTCCAGAAATGTTAGGGGGGAGTTTGACGAATAATGATTTGGAAACTATTTTGCCAAAAGTAGTAAACTTTCATATTCCGGTGGGTATCAAAGGATTGTTGCTTGCTGGTTTATTAGCTGCGTTTATGTCTACTTTTTCGGCTTTTGTAAATTCAGGTCCTGCTTATATCGTTAATGATATTTATAAAAAATATTTCAAGCCTGAGGCTTCTGTAAGGCATTACATCAATGCTTCATATTGGGCATCGTTTGGTATTGTGATTTTGGGAGTGATTATGGGCTTTTTTGCAGAGTCTATTAATTCCATTACATTGTGGATTACCAGTGCTTTGTACGGAGGTTACGTTGCTGCAAACTTTTTGAAATGGGTTTGGTGGCGATTCAACGGATGGGGATATTTCTGGGGAATGCTCGCAGGATTACTCATTGCCACACTTCAATTTATTTTAGACGGAAATAAAGATAATTTTACTGAAGGCACTTGGCTTTATGATTTAGCTCATATTCCACCAATATATTTATTTCCAATATTTTTCATATTTTCATTGATAGGTTGTTTGTTAGGGACATATTTCTCTAAACCTACGGAAATGAGCGTATTGGTAAATTTCTACAAAAATATTCGTCCGTGGGGTTGGTGGCATCCGGTTTATTTACAGCTACGAAAAGAAGACAGTACAGCCAGCAAAAACCACAACTTTTGGAAAGATATGGGCAATTGCGTTATTGGTATCGTGTGGCAATCAAGTCAGATATTAATCCCAATTTTCCTTCTGATTCGCGATTATCCAAAAATGTGGTGGTCAATCGGGGTGTTTGCGGTTACTACTTTAGTGCTGAAATTCACTTGGCTCGATGTTGTCAGAAAATATAAAGATTAA
- a CDS encoding DUF6952 family protein — protein MRLPLIKHVVQFIGENDQDYVNETIETLENLIECENLKDEELDVIGELLSNLYGAIEVDKMIKQGTPQKEALNSFMKRVVGSIDK, from the coding sequence ATGAGATTACCGCTAATTAAGCACGTTGTACAGTTTATTGGAGAAAATGACCAAGATTACGTAAATGAAACCATCGAAACACTTGAAAACTTAATTGAGTGTGAAAATTTGAAAGATGAGGAATTGGACGTAATCGGGGAGCTACTTTCAAACCTTTATGGTGCTATTGAGGTAGATAAAATGATTAAGCAGGGAACTCCACAAAAAGAAGCTCTCAACAGCTTTATGAAGCGTGTGGTTGGTTCAATAGATAAGTAA
- a CDS encoding peroxiredoxin has translation MSLVGKKFPNFDVNAMSDLGDTFKINVYAEAVNNKKKVLLFWYPKDFTFVCPTELHAFQEALAEFEKRNVTVIGASCDTAEVHFAWLNTPKDQGGIEGVTYPILADSNRNLARALGILDSREIYDEVAESYLLEGDDVTYRATYLIDEDGKVFHESVNDMPLGRNVKEYLRLVDAYAHVQKHGEVCPANWEEGKDAMNANRDGVSQYLKSH, from the coding sequence ATGTCTTTAGTAGGTAAAAAATTCCCGAATTTTGATGTTAATGCTATGAGCGATTTGGGAGATACGTTCAAAATCAACGTATATGCAGAAGCAGTAAATAACAAAAAGAAAGTACTTTTGTTCTGGTATCCAAAAGATTTTACTTTCGTTTGCCCAACAGAGCTACACGCTTTTCAAGAAGCTTTAGCTGAGTTTGAAAAAAGAAATGTGACCGTCATAGGTGCTTCGTGCGACACTGCCGAAGTTCACTTCGCTTGGTTAAACACTCCTAAAGATCAAGGTGGTATCGAAGGAGTTACATATCCTATTTTGGCGGACTCAAACCGAAATTTGGCTCGTGCTTTAGGAATTTTGGATTCAAGAGAAATTTATGACGAAGTGGCTGAAAGCTATCTTTTGGAAGGTGACGATGTTACATATCGTGCAACGTATTTGATTGATGAAGATGGAAAAGTATTCCACGAAAGTGTAAACGATATGCCTTTAGGACGTAACGTAAAGGAATATCTCCGCTTAGTTGATGCTTACGCTCACGTTCAAAAACACGGTGAGGTTTGCCCTGCGAATTGGGAAGAAGGAAAAGATGCAATGAACGCCAACAGAGACGGTGTTTCTCAATACTTAAAATCACACTAA
- a CDS encoding trypsin-like peptidase domain-containing protein — protein MEQHKKYIYKVITSEGTGSGFAVKGHDFLITNYHVVEGTKQLAIEDQERNRYLGDVIMVNPQLDLAFVRVEGLSLSDSSITIDNSLEITNTQKIFINGFPFGMPFTITEGIISSTNQPMNNRHYIQTDAAVNPGNSGGPMLNQAGVLVGVTTSKFNNADNVGFGIRFNEIIKEIDDFNFSDKLYRVKCNSCDHFIETPTKFCPHCGNKIDISVFEEFEKSPFEEFIESAIEGMGANPVLCRAGRDSWEFHQGSALIRMFVYQRNYLIVTSPLVKLPKQNLKAIYEYMLSHPYAPYHFGVSDSIVYISYRVHMSDVFSDDAERIKGYVRDIPQLADDLDNMLVEKYGCDFSIDAKVN, from the coding sequence ATGGAACAGCATAAAAAATATATATACAAAGTAATCACTTCGGAAGGAACAGGAAGTGGTTTTGCCGTGAAAGGACACGATTTCTTGATAACAAATTATCACGTTGTTGAAGGAACTAAACAATTAGCGATTGAAGATCAGGAACGTAACCGATACTTAGGCGATGTGATAATGGTAAATCCGCAGTTGGATTTGGCTTTTGTTCGTGTTGAAGGGCTTTCACTTTCCGATTCGTCAATCACGATTGATAACAGTTTGGAAATCACAAATACGCAAAAAATTTTCATCAACGGATTTCCTTTCGGGATGCCTTTTACCATCACAGAAGGAATAATTTCTTCTACGAATCAACCGATGAATAATCGGCACTATATCCAAACAGATGCTGCGGTGAATCCCGGGAATTCAGGCGGACCAATGTTAAATCAGGCAGGCGTTTTGGTTGGTGTAACAACTTCCAAGTTTAACAACGCTGATAATGTTGGTTTCGGAATCCGATTTAATGAAATTATTAAAGAAATTGACGATTTTAATTTTTCGGATAAGCTTTATCGAGTAAAATGCAATTCGTGTGACCATTTTATTGAAACTCCTACGAAATTTTGCCCGCATTGCGGAAATAAAATAGATATTTCTGTTTTTGAAGAATTTGAAAAATCTCCTTTTGAAGAATTTATCGAATCGGCAATTGAGGGAATGGGAGCTAATCCTGTGCTTTGCCGTGCGGGACGTGATAGCTGGGAATTTCATCAAGGTAGTGCATTGATTCGTATGTTTGTTTACCAGCGTAATTATTTGATAGTTACTTCTCCTTTGGTGAAACTTCCGAAACAGAATTTGAAGGCAATTTATGAGTATATGTTATCGCATCCGTATGCTCCATATCACTTTGGCGTATCGGATAGCATTGTTTACATTTCCTACCGCGTACATATGTCGGATGTATTTTCAGATGATGCGGAAAGAATCAAAGGCTACGTTCGTGATATACCGCAATTAGCTGATGATTTGGATAATATGCTTGTAGAAAAGTATGGTTGCGATTTTTCGATTGACGCAAAAGTAAACTAA